A section of the Macadamia integrifolia cultivar HAES 741 chromosome 9, SCU_Mint_v3, whole genome shotgun sequence genome encodes:
- the LOC122089877 gene encoding leucine-rich repeat extensin-like protein 3: protein MKMQSLFAQKMLLYLVIVGLCMRNAFGVGDYANIKRNTLLSIKPKTPTGRNPKHNHSPPPASIKRSGPSVSDEEPQAIYPPLYPIKPITPTGPNPKHNDSPPGPSVSPHAIYPPLYPIKPITPTGPNPKHNDSPPGPSVSPHAIYPPLYPIKPITPTGPNPKHNESPPDPSVSDEEPQAIYPPLYPIKPITPTGPNPKHNESPPDPSVSDEEPQAIYPPLYPIKPITPTGPNPKHNESPPDPSVSDEEPQAIYPPLYPIKPITPTGPNPKHNESPPDPSVSDEEPQAIYPPLYPIKPITPTGPNPKHNQSPPPASIKRFGPSVSDEELHAIYPPLYPIKPITPTGPNPKHNHSPPPTRSYNIKEG from the exons ATGAAAATGCAGTCCCTTTTTGCTCAAAAAATGCTATTGTATCTAGTTATTGTGGGACTGTGCATGAGAAATGCTTTTGGAGTTGGGGATTATGCAAATATCAAGAGGAACACTCTGTTGAGTATCAAGCCCAAAACTCCAACAGGTCGAAACCCAAAGCATAATCATTCTCCACCTCCTGCTAGTATCAAGAGATCTGGTCCATCAGTTTCAGATGAAGAACCCCAAGCTATATACCCACCTCTCTATCCCATCAAGCCCATAACTCCAACAGGTCCAAACCCAAAGCATAATGATTCTCCACCTGGTCCATCAGTTTCACCCCATGCTATATACCCACCTCTCTATCCCATCAAGCCCATAACTCCAACAGGTCCAAACCCAAAGCATAATGATTCTCCACCTGGTCCATCAGTTTCACCCCATGCTATATACCCACCTCTCTATCCCATCAAGCCCATAACTCCAACAGGTCCAAACCCAAAGCATAATGAGTCTCCACCTGATCCATCAGTTTCAGATGAAGAACCCCAAGCTATATACCCACCTCTCTATCCCATCAAGCCCATAACTCCAACAGGTCCAAACCCAAAGCATAATGAGTCTCCACCTGATCCATCAGTTTCAGATGAAGAACCCCAAGCTATATACCCACCTCTCTATCCCATCAAGCCCATAACTCCAACAGGTCCAAACCCAAAGCATAATGAGTCTCCACCTGATCCATCAGTTTCAGATGAAGAACCCCAAGCTATATACCCACCTCTCTATCCCATCAAGCCCATAACTCCAACAGGTCCAAACCCAAAGCATAATGAGTCTCCACCTGATCCATCAGTTTCAGATGAAGAACCCCAAGCTATATACCCACCTCTCTATCCCATCAAGCCCATAACTCCAACAGGTCCAAACCCAAAGCATAATCAGTCTCCACCTCCTGCTAGTATCAAGAG GTTTGGTCCATCAGTTTCAGATGAAGAACTCCATGCTATATACCCACCTCTCTATCCCATCAAGCCCATAACTCCAACAGGTCCAAACCCAAAGCATAATCATTCTCCACCTCCTACACGTAGCTACAATATCAAAGAGGGGTAA